One Bifidobacterium crudilactis genomic region harbors:
- a CDS encoding amino acid ABC transporter ATP-binding protein produces the protein MSMQDNSTQEATKAASTVAAIEINEVHKAFGNLHVLKGVSLKVLPGTVTAILGPSGSGKSTLLRMINQLETRSGGEIFVEGELVGYKHLKDGGLRMLDDREIARQRANIGMVFQRFNLFPHKTAVENVMEAPVHVAGISKREARQQALDELERVGLADRANYYPAQLSGGQQQRVAIARALAMHPKIMLFDEPTSALDPELVGEVLSVMRQVAHEGITMVVVTHEMGFAREVADQVVFMDGGVVVESGTSDIIDHPKTERFSSFLKSVL, from the coding sequence ATGAGCATGCAAGACAACAGCACGCAGGAAGCGACGAAGGCCGCCAGTACGGTGGCCGCAATCGAAATTAACGAGGTTCATAAGGCATTCGGCAACCTGCACGTGCTTAAAGGCGTGAGTCTCAAGGTGCTGCCGGGAACGGTGACCGCTATTCTCGGTCCTTCGGGTTCGGGTAAATCCACATTGCTGCGCATGATCAACCAGCTGGAGACCCGAAGCGGAGGCGAGATTTTCGTCGAAGGCGAACTGGTGGGATACAAGCATCTGAAGGACGGTGGTCTGCGGATGCTCGATGACCGTGAGATTGCGCGCCAACGTGCGAACATCGGGATGGTGTTCCAACGTTTCAATCTGTTCCCGCACAAAACCGCCGTGGAGAATGTCATGGAAGCGCCGGTCCATGTGGCCGGAATCTCCAAGAGGGAGGCTCGTCAGCAGGCTCTTGACGAACTTGAGCGCGTGGGCTTGGCGGACCGAGCCAACTACTATCCCGCCCAGCTGTCGGGCGGACAGCAGCAGCGTGTGGCCATTGCGCGGGCATTGGCCATGCATCCGAAAATCATGCTTTTCGACGAGCCGACATCGGCATTGGACCCTGAGCTGGTCGGAGAGGTGCTTTCGGTGATGCGGCAGGTGGCACACGAAGGCATCACCATGGTCGTGGTCACGCATGAGATGGGCTTCGCCCGTGAGGTTGCGGATCAGGTGGTGTTCATGGATGGCGGGGTCGTCGTCGAAAGCGGTACCTCCGACATCATCGACCATCCGAAGACCGAGCGCTTCTCGAGCTTCCTGAAATCCGTCCTGTGA
- a CDS encoding beta-galactosidase: MTQHRPFRWPQPLQGNRQEIWYGGDYNPEQWPEDVWDEDVALMRKAGVNLVSLGIFSWAKLQPAEDSWDFDWLDRIIAKLGAAGIAVDLASATASPPMWLTQAHPEVLWRDERGDVCWPGARQHWRATSPVFRKYALALCRAMAEHYRDNPYIVAWHVNNEYGCHNRFDYSDDAMRAFQEWCKDRYGDIESVNAAWGTSFWSQQMGDFSQILPPRFIGEGNFMNPGKLLDFKRFSSDALKSFFRAERDVLARITPDIPLTTNFMVSAGNSTLDYDDWGAEVDFVSNDHYFMPGEQHLDELAYSSSLVDGIARKRPWLLMEQSTGAVNWRNINYRKEEGQLIRDSLAHLAMGANAICYFQWRQSRSGAEKFHTAMLPHAGEDSRTFREVCELGRDLKRLGEAGLTESAVAKSSVAVVYDYESEWASEHTATPTQEVRHWTEPLDWFRALADCGITADVVPIRADWDSYEAVVLPSVYLLDEGQARRVRKYVAAGGKLFATYYTGIADGDDHIWLDGYPGAIRDVLGIRSEDFAPLGTDTEGVLDHLDLSNGTVAHDLADVITSVADTAKVLATYEAEEWTAMSGVPAVTLNIYGKGRAAYVGCRLGREGLAATLPDLLARMRVKGFDEASGASVLRVERVRTGGQERFVFLFNRTHRDVTVDIEGTVLVTSRATVHDDGSAATLKANGLLVMKR, translated from the coding sequence ATGACTCAGCACAGACCATTCAGATGGCCGCAACCCCTGCAGGGCAACAGGCAGGAAATCTGGTACGGGGGAGACTACAACCCCGAGCAATGGCCGGAGGATGTGTGGGACGAGGACGTGGCCTTGATGCGCAAGGCCGGTGTGAATCTGGTCTCTCTTGGTATTTTCTCCTGGGCGAAGCTGCAGCCGGCCGAGGACTCGTGGGATTTCGACTGGCTGGATCGCATCATCGCCAAGCTCGGTGCTGCCGGCATCGCCGTTGATCTCGCCAGCGCCACGGCTTCTCCGCCGATGTGGCTGACCCAAGCGCATCCAGAGGTGCTTTGGCGCGATGAGCGAGGAGATGTGTGCTGGCCGGGTGCTCGTCAGCATTGGCGTGCCACATCGCCGGTCTTCAGGAAATACGCACTGGCCTTATGCCGGGCGATGGCCGAACACTACAGGGATAATCCGTATATCGTGGCATGGCATGTCAACAACGAGTATGGGTGTCATAATCGTTTCGACTATTCCGATGATGCGATGAGGGCTTTCCAGGAGTGGTGCAAGGACCGGTACGGTGACATAGAATCGGTGAACGCCGCCTGGGGGACGTCATTCTGGTCACAGCAGATGGGGGATTTCTCGCAGATTCTTCCTCCGCGGTTCATAGGCGAGGGTAATTTCATGAACCCGGGGAAGCTGCTTGATTTCAAGCGCTTCTCTTCGGATGCGCTGAAAAGCTTCTTCCGGGCCGAGCGCGACGTGTTGGCGCGAATCACCCCTGATATTCCGCTGACGACCAATTTCATGGTCAGCGCCGGTAACAGCACACTCGATTATGACGATTGGGGAGCGGAGGTCGATTTCGTTTCCAACGACCATTACTTCATGCCGGGGGAGCAGCATCTGGACGAGCTGGCCTACAGCTCCTCGTTGGTTGATGGGATCGCCCGCAAGCGTCCCTGGTTGTTGATGGAGCAATCCACGGGTGCGGTGAATTGGCGGAATATCAACTATCGAAAAGAAGAGGGGCAGCTGATTCGGGATTCCCTGGCTCACCTGGCCATGGGGGCGAATGCCATCTGCTACTTCCAGTGGAGGCAGTCTCGGTCCGGTGCTGAGAAGTTTCATACCGCAATGCTGCCGCATGCCGGTGAGGATAGTCGAACCTTCCGAGAGGTCTGCGAGCTTGGTCGGGACCTCAAACGTCTGGGCGAGGCGGGTTTGACGGAGAGCGCCGTTGCGAAGTCATCGGTCGCCGTGGTGTACGACTACGAGAGCGAGTGGGCGAGCGAACATACCGCGACCCCCACTCAGGAGGTCCGTCATTGGACCGAGCCCTTGGATTGGTTCCGTGCTTTGGCGGATTGTGGGATAACCGCCGATGTGGTGCCCATCAGGGCAGATTGGGATTCGTATGAGGCAGTGGTGCTGCCCAGCGTGTATCTGCTCGATGAAGGCCAGGCGCGACGTGTGCGGAAGTATGTCGCCGCCGGCGGGAAGCTGTTCGCCACGTATTACACGGGCATTGCCGATGGTGACGACCACATATGGCTGGACGGGTATCCCGGTGCTATACGTGATGTGCTGGGCATCAGGTCGGAGGACTTCGCTCCTCTCGGTACTGATACCGAAGGGGTTCTGGATCACCTCGATCTGAGCAATGGCACGGTGGCGCACGACCTTGCCGATGTCATCACCTCGGTCGCCGACACCGCGAAGGTTCTGGCGACGTATGAGGCGGAGGAATGGACCGCGATGAGCGGCGTTCCTGCCGTGACGCTCAACATCTATGGCAAAGGGCGTGCAGCCTATGTGGGTTGCAGACTCGGTCGTGAAGGCTTGGCTGCAACCTTGCCGGACCTCCTTGCCCGGATGCGCGTCAAGGGTTTCGACGAAGCTTCGGGTGCCAGCGTGCTGAGGGTCGAACGAGTCCGCACCGGCGGACAGGAGCGATTCGTCTTTCTGTTCAACAGGACGCACCGGGATGTGACTGTCGACATCGAGGGCACGGTTTTGGTGACTTCGCGTGCCACGGTCCACGACGACGGGTCGGCCGCGACACTGAAGGCGAATGGTCTTCTGGTGATGAAGCGGTAA
- a CDS encoding amino acid ABC transporter permease has protein sequence MPKRDSDEGLDIPNRISARRVRKPGPYVAAVIVIVIALMLIHGMVTNPNFDWPTVWMYLFNENVLSGIGWTLQLTVYAMLLATVLAVILAMMRKSANAVLRAVSWFFIWFFRGTPVYTQLVFWGLFSVLVPKIALGVPFGPEFWSFDTKTLISAGTAAVLGLGLNEAAYLSEIVRAGIEAVDTGQSEAAAALGMRRSLIMRRIILPQAMRIIVPPTGNETIGMLKTTSLVLAVPFTLELQFATNAIANRIYKPIPLLLVACIWYLVITTVLMFAQSRLEHHFGKGFDARAMGSKGQQPPLPGKTDGEPKDAVDKVNQATMVGLNA, from the coding sequence ATGCCGAAGAGGGACAGCGACGAGGGATTGGATATACCGAATAGGATATCCGCACGGCGTGTGAGAAAACCCGGACCGTATGTTGCGGCGGTGATCGTGATCGTCATCGCGCTGATGCTGATTCACGGCATGGTGACGAATCCGAATTTCGATTGGCCCACCGTCTGGATGTATCTGTTCAACGAGAACGTTCTTTCGGGAATCGGATGGACCCTGCAGTTGACGGTCTACGCGATGCTCCTTGCCACGGTGCTCGCGGTTATTCTGGCCATGATGCGCAAATCGGCCAATGCGGTGCTTCGTGCGGTCAGCTGGTTCTTCATATGGTTCTTCCGAGGTACTCCCGTGTATACGCAGCTGGTCTTCTGGGGTCTGTTCTCCGTGCTGGTCCCCAAGATTGCGCTGGGTGTGCCTTTTGGCCCGGAATTCTGGAGTTTCGACACTAAAACCCTCATTTCCGCCGGCACTGCGGCTGTGCTCGGACTGGGACTCAACGAGGCCGCCTATCTGTCGGAAATCGTCAGGGCCGGCATCGAGGCTGTGGATACGGGGCAATCGGAGGCGGCTGCCGCTTTGGGGATGCGTCGTTCACTGATTATGCGCCGTATCATCCTTCCACAGGCCATGCGCATCATCGTGCCTCCCACGGGCAACGAGACCATCGGCATGCTGAAAACGACGTCCTTGGTGTTGGCGGTGCCGTTCACCTTGGAATTGCAGTTTGCCACGAATGCCATCGCCAATCGCATCTACAAGCCGATTCCGCTGCTGCTGGTGGCCTGCATCTGGTATCTGGTCATCACCACTGTGCTGATGTTCGCGCAATCCAGACTCGAACATCATTTCGGCAAGGGCTTCGATGCCAGAGCTATGGGCAGCAAGGGGCAGCAGCCGCCGTTGCCGGGCAAAACCGACGGTGAACCCAAGGATGCGGTAGACAAGGTGAATCAGGCGACGATGGTGGGGTTGAACGCATGA
- a CDS encoding carbohydrate ABC transporter permease has translation MVAPSVPVIRGSEPPGSVRGGRRDWRGWKFMLPFAVVFAFVFIVPIVYAVWISFFQKKMIGGTVFVGFANYGRLFADAQFWDSVRRVALFTVVQVPIMLFLAAAMALALDSMKLHGSKFFRISTFLPYAVPAVVSTLIWGFVYGAKYGLVGSLNDVLGTNLNVLAPSVLLAAIGNIVTWEFTGYNMLIFYSSLSTIPHSLYEAAAIDGASEWQIVRRIKLPELRGSLAITVIFSIIGSFQLFNEPSILQNMVPGNAVTTYYTPNMYAYNLSFSGNQSNYAAALAIVMAVITMAIAYAVQLRSMKEQMK, from the coding sequence ATGGTTGCGCCGAGTGTGCCGGTGATAAGGGGTTCGGAGCCTCCGGGTTCGGTTCGTGGTGGTCGTCGTGATTGGCGTGGCTGGAAGTTCATGCTGCCTTTCGCGGTGGTGTTTGCTTTCGTGTTCATCGTGCCGATCGTGTATGCGGTGTGGATATCCTTCTTCCAGAAGAAGATGATCGGTGGGACGGTGTTCGTGGGCTTCGCGAATTACGGGCGTCTGTTTGCCGACGCCCAGTTCTGGGACAGCGTGCGTAGAGTCGCGCTGTTCACGGTGGTGCAGGTGCCGATCATGCTGTTTCTGGCCGCCGCCATGGCCTTGGCGTTGGACAGCATGAAGCTCCATGGTTCGAAGTTCTTCAGGATCTCCACCTTCCTGCCGTACGCGGTGCCGGCAGTGGTGTCGACGCTGATATGGGGGTTCGTGTATGGAGCCAAGTACGGTCTGGTGGGGTCGCTCAACGATGTTCTGGGTACGAATCTGAATGTGTTGGCGCCCTCGGTGCTTCTGGCGGCCATCGGCAATATCGTGACGTGGGAGTTCACGGGGTACAACATGCTGATTTTCTATTCAAGCCTTTCGACGATTCCGCATTCCCTGTATGAGGCGGCGGCGATAGACGGGGCGAGTGAGTGGCAGATCGTCCGTCGTATCAAGTTGCCGGAGCTCAGGGGTTCGCTGGCGATTACGGTCATCTTCAGCATCATCGGAAGCTTCCAGCTCTTCAACGAGCCCAGCATTCTGCAGAACATGGTGCCGGGCAACGCGGTGACAACGTATTACACCCCGAATATGTATGCATACAATCTGAGTTTCTCGGGCAATCAGTCGAATTACGCCGCCGCATTGGCAATCGTCATGGCGGTGATCACGATGGCCATCGCGTATGCAGTGCAGCTGCGCAGCATGAAGGAGCAGATGAAGTGA
- a CDS encoding carbohydrate ABC transporter permease, giving the protein MDRGAHEGPVARPVTERDRAKRTARDEREERRRAGRSGFSNPANPRRSTLMTLVCALFAVYCLFPFVYLLVNATKTQADFTSTFGLGFGGSFALWDNLTMVFTYQDGIFGRWLLNTLLYVAVGAGGATLLAIMGGYALAKFRFPGRKAVFVVVIGAISVPGIALAVPQFLLFAKLGLTNTPWAMIIPSLISPFGLYLMWIFSEQAVPVELLEAARVDGAGEWRTFWKVSLPLLAPGIVTTALFTIVATWNNYFLPLIMLKDADWYPLTIGLNQWKDQASTAGGQAIQNLVITGSLVTIIPLVIAFLLLQRYWQSGLAAGAVKE; this is encoded by the coding sequence ATGGACAGGGGCGCGCATGAAGGCCCGGTGGCGAGGCCCGTGACTGAGCGGGATCGCGCGAAACGCACTGCGCGTGATGAGCGTGAGGAGCGGCGCAGGGCAGGGCGTTCCGGATTCTCGAATCCGGCCAATCCCCGGCGTTCGACCCTGATGACATTGGTATGCGCCCTGTTCGCCGTGTACTGCCTGTTCCCCTTCGTGTACCTGCTGGTGAACGCCACCAAGACCCAGGCGGATTTCACCTCGACCTTCGGTCTGGGCTTCGGCGGGTCCTTCGCGTTGTGGGACAACCTGACGATGGTGTTCACCTATCAGGACGGCATCTTCGGGCGCTGGTTGCTGAACACCCTGTTGTACGTCGCGGTGGGTGCCGGCGGTGCCACGCTGCTGGCCATCATGGGTGGCTATGCGTTGGCGAAGTTCCGCTTCCCCGGCAGAAAAGCGGTCTTCGTGGTGGTGATCGGCGCTATCAGCGTGCCCGGAATCGCGTTGGCAGTACCGCAGTTCCTGCTCTTTGCGAAGTTGGGATTGACCAACACCCCCTGGGCGATGATCATTCCCAGTCTCATCAGTCCTTTCGGCCTGTATCTGATGTGGATCTTCAGCGAACAGGCGGTTCCGGTGGAGCTTCTGGAGGCCGCTCGTGTGGACGGGGCCGGGGAATGGCGGACCTTCTGGAAGGTAAGCCTGCCCCTGCTGGCGCCCGGCATCGTGACGACCGCGTTGTTCACGATCGTCGCGACATGGAACAACTACTTCCTGCCGCTGATCATGCTGAAGGACGCGGATTGGTATCCTCTGACGATCGGCTTGAACCAATGGAAGGATCAGGCCAGCACAGCCGGCGGCCAGGCCATCCAGAACCTCGTCATCACCGGCAGCCTGGTGACCATCATTCCTTTGGTCATCGCCTTCCTGCTTCTGCAGCGCTATTGGCAATCAGGGCTCGCAGCAGGCGCGGTCAAGGAATGA
- the glmS gene encoding glutamine--fructose-6-phosphate transaminase (isomerizing), with the protein MCGIVGYAGSGCACGKPLEVCMQGLQRLEYRGYDSAGVALVAPGMDEVAWRKKSGRLNNLEEDLERHPMPEATAGIGHTRWATNGAPTDVNAHPHMSSDGHIALIHNGIIENAPQLKFNLQAEGYTFASATDTEVAAKLLGKVANEVIVQEGHPDLFKAMRRVARMLTGAFTLLAVDSRQPDIVVGARHDSPLVVGLGDGENFLGSDVAAFVAYTKEALELGQDEAVCISANSVEVTDFEGNEVSEPKRFTVDWDASATEKGGWDSYMDKEIHEEPAAVADTLLGRFSVDGDLNLDEVRIDEDVFRSIDKIVVIACGSASYAGLVAKYAIEHWVRIPVEIELAHEFRYRDPILTPRTLVVAISQSGETMDTLMALRHAREQGSRVLAICNTQGSTIPRESDAVLYTHAGPEIAVASTKAFVAQIVASYLLGLYLAQVKGTMYHDEIRHIVDNLRSMPEKIQWVLDNQAETIAQTAERMLDAHSFLFLGRHVGYPVAMEGALKLKEIAYTFSEGFAAGELKHGPIALVDEGEPVVVIVPSPRGRDVLHNKVISSIEEVKARGAFTIAVAEVGDPDVEHYADVIFWRPECSTLLSPLTDVVPLQLFAMDMAKLKHYDIDKPRNLAKSVTVE; encoded by the coding sequence ATGTGCGGAATCGTTGGATATGCTGGGTCGGGTTGTGCTTGCGGTAAGCCTTTGGAAGTGTGTATGCAAGGGCTTCAACGCTTGGAATACAGGGGTTATGACTCTGCCGGCGTGGCCTTGGTCGCTCCGGGTATGGATGAGGTTGCCTGGCGGAAGAAATCCGGTCGGCTCAATAATCTCGAAGAGGATCTGGAGCGCCATCCGATGCCTGAGGCCACGGCCGGTATCGGTCACACCCGTTGGGCGACGAACGGCGCACCCACGGATGTGAACGCCCACCCACATATGAGCAGCGATGGTCATATTGCTCTGATTCACAACGGCATCATCGAGAATGCACCGCAGCTCAAGTTCAATCTTCAGGCCGAAGGCTACACCTTCGCATCGGCCACGGATACCGAGGTCGCGGCGAAGCTGCTCGGCAAGGTCGCCAATGAGGTCATAGTCCAGGAGGGGCATCCCGACCTGTTCAAGGCGATGCGACGTGTGGCGAGGATGCTGACCGGTGCCTTCACGCTGCTGGCCGTCGACTCGAGACAGCCGGACATCGTGGTCGGAGCCCGTCACGACTCACCGCTGGTGGTTGGTTTGGGTGATGGCGAGAACTTCCTCGGTTCGGATGTGGCCGCTTTCGTCGCCTATACCAAGGAGGCGCTGGAGCTCGGACAGGACGAGGCCGTGTGCATCAGCGCCAACAGCGTGGAAGTCACCGATTTCGAAGGTAACGAGGTCTCCGAGCCCAAGCGTTTCACCGTTGACTGGGATGCATCCGCCACTGAAAAAGGCGGTTGGGATTCCTACATGGACAAGGAGATTCATGAGGAGCCGGCTGCGGTTGCCGACACGCTTCTTGGACGTTTCAGCGTTGACGGAGACCTGAACCTCGATGAGGTACGCATCGACGAGGATGTGTTCCGGTCAATCGACAAGATTGTCGTCATTGCCTGCGGTTCCGCATCCTATGCGGGTCTTGTCGCCAAATACGCCATCGAGCATTGGGTGCGTATTCCCGTGGAAATCGAGCTTGCTCACGAGTTCCGCTACAGGGATCCCATTCTGACGCCCAGAACGCTGGTGGTCGCCATCTCCCAATCCGGCGAAACGATGGATACCCTGATGGCGTTGCGCCACGCGCGTGAACAGGGTTCGCGGGTGCTGGCCATCTGCAATACCCAGGGTTCCACGATTCCCCGTGAATCCGATGCAGTGCTGTACACCCATGCAGGGCCGGAGATTGCGGTCGCCTCGACGAAGGCGTTTGTGGCCCAGATCGTGGCATCGTACCTTCTTGGGCTGTACCTGGCCCAGGTGAAGGGGACGATGTATCACGATGAGATTCGTCATATCGTGGACAATCTCCGATCCATGCCCGAGAAGATTCAGTGGGTCTTGGACAATCAGGCAGAAACGATTGCGCAGACGGCCGAACGGATGTTGGATGCCCATTCCTTCCTCTTCCTCGGCCGGCATGTGGGCTATCCCGTGGCGATGGAAGGGGCACTCAAGCTCAAGGAAATCGCCTACACCTTCTCGGAGGGCTTCGCGGCGGGGGAGTTGAAACACGGCCCCATCGCGCTGGTCGACGAAGGAGAGCCGGTTGTGGTGATAGTACCGAGCCCCCGTGGCCGTGACGTGCTGCACAACAAGGTGATCTCTTCCATCGAGGAAGTGAAGGCGCGCGGCGCATTCACCATCGCTGTTGCCGAGGTGGGCGATCCCGATGTCGAGCATTATGCGGACGTGATTTTCTGGCGGCCCGAATGCTCAACATTGCTCAGTCCGCTGACCGATGTGGTGCCTCTGCAGCTCTTCGCCATGGATATGGCGAAGCTCAAGCATTACGACATCGACAAGCCTCGCAATCTGGCCAAGTCGGTGACAGTCGAGTAA
- a CDS encoding pseudouridine synthase, which yields MTDEPDIPFDLRIIYEDERIIVVDKPHFLPTTPRGMWFRSTALMRLRERYDEPDIIPAHRLDRSTAGVVVFVRDPAARGAYQMLFQRHETQKTYECIAPASVLRRPRYGVVRPLDPPAVFPLLRVSRIVKDRGTIQAYERTGVANSRTRIDIASSQDAVLFSNARHSRAYMARGSRGCRDAPLLRVYKLHPASGKTHQLRVHMNALGLPILGDDIYPRLNMRPVGDFSQPLQLVARSLSFVDPYSGELHRFTSAIPLVVPQSDAQYAESSSGPR from the coding sequence GTGACCGATGAGCCGGACATTCCGTTCGACTTGAGGATTATCTACGAGGATGAACGCATCATCGTCGTGGACAAACCTCATTTTCTTCCCACCACGCCCCGCGGCATGTGGTTTCGTTCCACGGCGCTGATGCGTCTTCGTGAGCGGTACGACGAGCCGGACATCATTCCGGCGCACAGACTCGACCGCTCAACCGCCGGTGTGGTCGTGTTCGTCAGGGACCCGGCCGCTCGCGGCGCCTATCAGATGCTGTTTCAGCGCCACGAGACGCAAAAAACCTATGAATGCATCGCACCTGCCTCGGTGCTGCGCAGGCCTCGATACGGAGTGGTTCGTCCCCTTGACCCGCCTGCGGTGTTTCCGCTGCTGCGTGTGTCCCGCATCGTCAAGGACAGAGGCACCATCCAGGCCTACGAACGCACCGGGGTGGCGAACAGTCGTACGCGAATCGACATTGCCAGTAGTCAGGATGCGGTGCTGTTCTCGAATGCCCGTCATTCGCGTGCTTACATGGCGAGGGGGAGTCGAGGGTGTCGGGATGCGCCGCTGCTGAGGGTATACAAGCTGCATCCGGCAAGCGGCAAGACCCATCAGCTGCGTGTGCATATGAATGCTCTCGGCCTACCGATTCTCGGCGACGACATCTATCCTCGTCTGAACATGAGACCGGTCGGTGATTTCTCACAACCCTTGCAGCTGGTGGCGAGAAGCCTGTCCTTCGTGGACCCGTACAGCGGCGAACTCCACCGTTTCACATCGGCAATCCCCCTCGTGGTTCCTCAGTCGGATGCGCAATATGCCGAGTCGTCCAGCGGGCCTCGCTGA
- a CDS encoding LacI family DNA-binding transcriptional regulator — MQDVAREAGVSPQTVSRVSNGSEAVRPETRERVQAVMQKLGYRPNFAGRALKHGRFKDIGVAMFNMNTYGNMRILEGISTCAAAKGYATTVLTMQTTDEHPLRHAVEQMKQFPVDGMIVVLEQRVADFADFTPPKDLPVIMVTEGPSNHCPTIDDDQYGCAASASEYLLSKGHRTVYHIAGPQHSQAAVSRERGWKDTLLQQGLRIPEPYIGDWNADSGYDAGRLFAADPQCTAVFAANDQMAYGAIQGIESTGKRVPDDISVMGVDDSLHGTVPRLSLTTMRMHFSQIAENAFSMVLRACEGDSPAVGVKTVIPAELIERSSVRDLTV; from the coding sequence ATGCAGGACGTCGCCCGGGAGGCGGGCGTATCTCCGCAAACCGTATCCCGAGTGTCCAACGGCAGCGAGGCGGTCAGGCCGGAGACGCGCGAACGCGTGCAAGCGGTGATGCAGAAGCTGGGATACCGTCCGAATTTCGCGGGACGCGCCCTCAAACACGGTCGCTTCAAGGATATCGGCGTCGCCATGTTCAACATGAACACCTATGGCAACATGCGCATTCTGGAGGGCATCAGCACCTGTGCCGCAGCCAAGGGCTATGCGACGACCGTGCTGACGATGCAGACCACGGACGAACACCCTCTGCGCCACGCGGTCGAGCAGATGAAACAATTTCCGGTAGACGGCATGATCGTGGTCTTGGAACAACGGGTGGCGGATTTCGCTGATTTCACACCTCCGAAAGACCTGCCGGTAATCATGGTTACCGAAGGACCCTCCAACCACTGCCCGACCATCGACGACGACCAGTACGGGTGCGCCGCATCTGCAAGCGAATATCTGCTCAGCAAGGGGCATCGCACAGTGTACCACATTGCCGGACCCCAACACTCGCAGGCTGCGGTGAGCCGTGAGCGCGGATGGAAGGACACCTTGCTTCAGCAGGGCCTGAGGATTCCAGAACCCTACATAGGCGACTGGAACGCCGACAGCGGCTACGATGCCGGACGACTGTTCGCCGCCGACCCTCAGTGCACGGCCGTTTTCGCCGCAAACGACCAGATGGCCTACGGAGCGATACAAGGCATAGAAAGCACCGGAAAACGCGTCCCGGACGACATCAGCGTCATGGGTGTCGACGATTCCCTGCACGGCACCGTCCCCCGCTTGTCTCTGACGACCATGCGCATGCATTTCTCGCAAATCGCAGAGAACGCCTTTTCCATGGTGCTGCGGGCGTGCGAGGGTGATTCGCCTGCCGTCGGCGTCAAAACCGTCATACCCGCCGAGTTGATCGAACGCTCCTCCGTACGGGATCTCACCGTATAG